In the Desulfitobacterium hafniense DCB-2 genome, GCTGATTGTCTTTGGCTTTCCTCTGGTCCTGAACCCCATCTATCTGATCCCCTTCCTGCTGGTGCCCCTGCTTTTGACCGTGACCTCGTATGCCGCCGTAAGCCTGGGGCTGGTCCCTTTCACGATTCAGACGGTAGAATGGACGACGCCGGTTTTTATCAGCGGCTACTATGCGACAGGGTTTTGGAGCGGCTGCCTATTGCAGCTCTTTAACCTGATTCTGGGAACCCTGTGCTATATACCCTTTGTTAAGCTGTCCCAGACTGTTTCGGTATCCAGGCTGAAAAAGAACTTTGAGACCCTTTGCGCGGAGTTCAAAAAATCGGAAAGAAGCAACAAAAGGCATAGTCTTTTGGAGCGGCAGGATATGCTCGGCAGCTTGGCCAAAGCCTTGGCTGAGGATCTGAAATACGATATCGAAACCAAGAAGCTGACCTTGTTTTATCAGCCCCAGGTGGATTATGAGGGGAAGGTGTTCTGCGCCGAAGCCCTGCTGAGATGGAATCATGTTCATTACGGTACCATTTATCCGCCCCTGGTCATTGCGCTGGCTGAGGAATATCAGCTCATCGATGAACTGGGGCTGGAGATCATTGACCAAGCCTGCAGTACGATTAAGATCATGGCTGCCCTTGGGTTCACCGAGATGGCCGTTTCAGTGAATATTACCGCTTCCCAGCTTGAAAACCAAGACTTCCCCGGCAAGCTCAGGCAGCTTATCGAAAAACATCAGATCAGCCCTAAGGCCTTAAAAATTGAGATTACGGAACAGGTGGCCCTGGAAAACAACAAGTGGATCAAGGATACCCTCAATGCCCTCAAGGAGATGGGAATTGAGCTGGAGATGGATGATTTCGGAATGGGCCACAGTTCGCTGATGTATCTGAAGGAATATAATTTCGATACGGTCAAGCTGGACGGCTCCCTTGTGCGTGAAATCTCCACCAACATGAACTGCCGTGACATTATTTCTTCCATCATCTATTTAAGCCGCTCCATGAATTATGCTGTTTTGGCTGAATTCGTGGAGACGGAAGAGCAGCGGCAGATCCTTCATGAGCTGGGCTGCGACCTCTACCAGGGCTATCTTTACAGTCCGGCCATTCCCTTGGCGGATCTCCTGGTTTATATCAGGAGAAGCCAAGGCTGACAAAAAGCGCCTTTATCCCACCATAAAAGTGGGATAAGGGCGCTTTTGAGTTAAATAATATGGAGCCGTCTGCCAAACTCTTTTAAGAAAGCTGCTGAAATTTCCATAGTCTCTTTAGCTTCCAGTTCATGGGTAGATTTGGAGGTCAGCTTGAGGGTTACCACTTCCTGCTCGATTAAACAATCCACGGCGTTGATATTATCATTCATCCGGCGATCTAAAGACTCGGCAATTCTTAAAATAACCCCTAGTTTACGGATAGTATTAATCTCCTGCTCCCGCAGCAATCCTTTGTGGGCAGGATCGACCTTAACCTTGTTTTTGCGGTGAGAGGCTGCTGTATAGGCGGCCATTAGTAATTCCTGCTGGCTGAGGCCATTGATTTGGGAGTTAAGAATAATATAAAAGGAATGCAGGTGGTGATCATAGTAACTGATACTAATGCCGCTATCATGCAATAAGGCTGCCGTTTTCAGAACGTTTACAGTGGAAGTATTCAGCTCATGAACAGAGCCCAGTTGCTCAAAGAGTGAGCGGGAGAGCTGCCAGACATGAAAAGCATGCTTTTTGTTCAAGCTAATATTAGACATCAAATTATTAATGGAGTAATCGAGAACGTCTTCCACCGGATTGAGATCATGGAGAATCTCTTCATAGATAATGCCTTCGCGCAATCCATAACCACTGATATAGATATCGCTGATTCCGCAATACATAAGCAAGGCGTTAATGGCTGTGGTGGCGCCCCAGATTATATCGGCACGCTCTGAGGACAGGCCGCGGATATCCTTGCGGCGACCGGCGGGAGTGGTCATGATCAGTTGGTGGATATCCTGAAGGCGCTCACCGGGAAGATAATAATTGTGAGAAAGCTCTAAAGGATAAGCGCATCGCTTTTTATCTATCTTGGCAATATTGCGGAAGCTGCCACCGATACCAATGAGTGTTTTGCCGTGGGGGAGCCAGCCCAGTTGATGGAAAGTATGGATCAAGGAGTTGGTTACAGTTTTTTCTTTTTCATAGATATTGCCGGCTGCCTGATTCAATTGCTCGCTTATGCTGATGGTGCCAAAAGGCAGGCTGGCCATATTGCGGACCTTGCGGTCTTTCATCCAGATCAGCTCGGTGCTGGCGCCCCCAATATCCATGATAAGATTTTCCGACATAGCAAAGACATTGGCCACACTAAAATAATCATAGTAAGCCTCTTCTTCACCCTCCAGCACGCGCACGGCAAGGCCGGTTAAGCTGTAAACCAGTTCCAGGAATTCCTTTTGATTGGCAGCTTTGCGAATGGCTTCCGTCGCCACGACGATGATTTGGTCGGTCTGTATGGCATCGCAAAGAGTTTTATAAAATTGCAGGGTTTCGATGGCCCGCTGCATCCTTATCGGGTGAAGATTGCCGTTGGGCAGGATGTCTTTCCCCAGACGGACGGAATGCTTTACATCGTCAATAATCCGGTAAGAATTATCGTCAGTAAGCTGAACAATGACGAGACGCATTGAGTTTGAACCGATGTCGATAATTCCCAATATCCTCATAGTAAACTCCTCAATGTTTAAGTAGCCGGCCTCAGCCGCTCATCTGGGACATGTATCAGTATGACATAATTTGGGGGGCCTTTCAAGGTGGAATCCTCTGTGCAGTTTCGGAGAAATGTAAAATATTTGTAAAGAAAAAATATTCATAAAAGATTATGCTATAATTACCATATTAACGCAGGATTTTGCAATTCTTATTATTTACGTGTCGAAGTTTTGCTTATATGGGGAGAAAAAAATGGAGCTGAAGCTTCCGCTTATTGCTGCTATTGATGTGGGATCGAACTACATACAAATGATCATCGCTGAGCTCAACCCTGAGGGGCAGGTCAAGATCCTTGAAGATGTTATCCAGCCTACCTCCATCGGACGGGATACGTTCACCATGGGCAGAATTGATCGCAAAACGATTCAGGAAACCTGTGAAATTCTGAAGGGTTTCAGCCAATTGCTGAAGGATTACCGGGTAAAAGATTACCATGCTGTCGGCACCAGCGGGATTCGTGAAGCGGAAAACCGGGAGTATGTGCTGGAGCTGATTCGGCTGAAAACCAAAATAGAGGTTGAAATCATCAACAGTGCTCAAGAACGGTTCTTTATGTATCGGGCTCTGCGCAGCCGTCTGCCCGGGCCTTTGCTGGCAGAGCAAACCACCCTGATCGTCAATTTGGCTTCAGGTGGTGTGGAAACCTCAATTTATGAGAAGGGGGCGCTTATTTTTACCGAGTATTTAAAAATAGGCTCCCTGCGCTTAAGGGAAACCCTGGCTGATTTAGAAGTGAAAAGCATCAATTTTCCCGCTGTGATGGAAGAATTCATCGACAGCAAGACCTCCTTGTTAAAAAGATTCCTTCAGGACATCAAATTTACCAACTTTATCATGATCGGCAATGAAGTCCGTACCGTAGCCAATCTATGCGGAGAAGACCAGCGCATTGAGGTTGAAGACTTTACGAAGCTCTATGAAAAGCTCTTAATCATGACCGACGATCAAATAACCCGGACCTATGGTCTGGTCAAGAACCAGGCGGATACCTTTCTGCCCACGGTCATCACCTTGCATTGTTTTTTGAAGCTGACTCATGCCCGGCAGATTTATGTCCCGGATATCTCCCTGAAGAACGGTCTCATCCATGATTTGGCGGATGGACTGATTGAGAGTCCGCAAAGCAAGGATTCCTTGAATGATATGATCAGCTCTGTCTGGTATATTGCCAATCGTTTTGGAGCAGACAGACGGCATGCGGAGCAAGTGGAAAAGCTGGCCCTTTCCCTGTTTGATCAGACCGGGAAGATCCACGGGCTGGGCCATCAGGAAAGGCTGTATCTGCAGGTTGCGGCCATACTCCATGCTGTGGGCTATTTTATCAGCTTTACAGATCACCAGGAGCATGCCTATCGGATCATCAGGCACCGCAATATTATGGGGCTTTCCGCCCGGGATCTGATCTTGATTGCCAATATCGTGCGCTATAACACTCAGGAATCCCCCAGTCATCAGGACGAAAATTATGAAGGGTTAATGGATAGGGATAAAATTGTCGTATCGAAGCTGGCGGCCCTCCTGAAGCTGGCTGAAGCCCTGGATGTTTCCCATAAAAACAAAGTGGAGAAGGTGGAGGTTCATCGCAAGGGAGAACAATTGATTTTCACCATGTATTCCTGGCAGGACCCCTTTTTGGAAGAATGGACCTTTCAGAACTGCAGTTCCCTTTTTGAGGAAGTCACGGGGATGCAAGTCATAGTGAAACGAAAAGGATTAAGCTTATGATGAAAACTATCTACGACACCACGGGGAATTTTATCAATCGCGAATTAAGCTGGCTGGAGTTTAATCAGCGGGTTTTGGAGGGGGCTCTGGATGCCGCTAACCCTCTGTTTGAACGGCTTAATTTCCTGGCCATTGTCAGCTCCAATCTGGATGAGTTTTTTGCGGTGAGAGTCGCATCCTTGGGGGACCAAATCCTGGCTGGTCTGGAGAAACGTGATCCCTCCGGTTTGCTTCCCCAGGAATGTATGGCGCAAATTGTGGAGCGTGCCCATGGGATAGTAGAGGGTCAGTACCGGTGTTACAGGAACTCTCTGCTTAAAAAACTCAGGAAGGAAAACATCAATATTGTCAACCCTAAATCCTTAACCAAGGACCAAAAGAAATTTGTGAAAGATTATTACCTGCATAAAGTTTTTCCGGTGCTCACCCCCTTGGTGGTGGATCAGGGCCGGCCTTTTCCTTTGCTGCGCAGCAGAGAGCTGTATATTGCCTTATTGATTAAAGGAGTGGAGACTCATCTTTTCGCTACGGTTCAAGTTCCGAAAGTCCTGCCCCGCTTTGTGGAAGTTCCCTCGGCGACCAAAGACAGGGAATTTATCATGTTGGAGGATCTGATCACCTTAAAATTGCCGGATCTTTTTCAAGGGCATAAGCTGGCAGCCGCAGGCTTTTTCCGCATTACCCGCAATGCCGACCTGGATTTCGACGAAGAGGGGGCGGAAGATTTATTAGAAGCCATTGAATTATCCATACGTCAGCGCAAATGGGGTTCGGTGATCCGTCTGGAGGTGGGCAAAGGGTTTCATAAAGATCTTCTGGCCATCCTTAAGGAAGAATTGGAAATCACTGAGGACAAGATTTATGAAGTACGGGGACCCATTGATCTGACGTTTCTCTCGGACTTCATTAAGCTTAAGGGATGTGAGCATTTACGCTATCTCCCTTTTCAACCTCAGGATGTCCCGGAACTGATCAGGGAAAAGGACATCTTCAAGGCTATTCAGGAGCAGGATATTCTGCTTCATCACCCCTACCAATCCTTCCAACCGGTGGTTGAGTTAGTGAAAACGGCGGCCAGAGATCCTCAGGTTCTGGCGATTAAGCAAACCCTTTACCGCGTCAGCGGCAATTCGCCGATTATTGCCGCCCTGGCCCAGGCGGCGGAGCTTGGCAAACAGGTTACGGTTCTTGTGGAGCTTAAGGCCCGCTTTGACGAGGAGAAGAACATTCATTGGGCCAAGCATCTGGAGGAGGCCGGCTGCCATGTCATCTATGGTTTAGTGGGGCTGAAAACCCACTGTAAGGTCCTCTTGATTGTGCGCCGGGAAGAGGATGGCATCAAGCGCTATGTTCATATGAGCACGGGCAACTATAATGATGTGACTGCCAAAATCTATACAGATATCGGGCTGATGACAGTGAATCCCCAGTTTGGGGCTGATGCCTCAGCATTATTCAATATGCTTTCCGGACTTTCCCAACCGGTCAATCTTAATAAATTCACCTTGGCACCTGCTGGGATGAGAGAGAAATTCCTCCAGCTTATTGAGGATGAAGCACATAACGCCCAAAAGGGAATGAAGGCGGTCATCGTCGTCAAGGTTAATTCTCTGCTTGATAAGCAAATCATTCTCGCTTTATATCATGCTTCCAGCCAGGGTGTGGAAATCAAGCTGATTGTGCGGGGGGTCTGCTGCCTCCGGCCCGGTTTGCCGGGAGTCAGCGAAACCATTGCTGTCCGCAGTATTGTGGGAAGATTTCTGGAGCATAGCCGTATCTTTTATTTCTATCATGGCGGAGAAGAGCTGGTGTATTTGTCCAGCGCCGACTGGATGCCAAGAAACCTGGATCGCCGGGTTGAACTACTGTTTCCTGTCGAAAATCCCGATGCCAAGGAAGAAGTAAAGGCCATACTGGACATAGCCTGGCAGGATACGGTAAAGGCCCGCATATTAAATGCCAAAGGTATCTATAAAAAGGTGGATAAACGGCGGAAAAAATCAGTTGAAAGCCAGGACGCCCTCTGTGAACGAGCGGTAGCTCAAAGCACCAGGGAAAAAGCCAGGTTGCAGGAAAGACTGGAGGGGAGTTTTCATCCCGTGACTGCCGGGGCGGAAATGCAGGGGTTTACCGGAATGAAATAGTCATCCTGAAAAGTACAAATACCGGGAGGAATTGCAATGGAATTGATATTAATGCGCCATGGACAAGCTGAAGAGAATATGGAGAATGATGCGGAACGCACCTTAACAAAAGAGGGGCAGAAGAAGATCAAACGGGTAGCCTTCGGGATCGATCATTTGCTGGACGTAAAGCAAAAAATCTGTATTTGGACCAGTCCGCTGGAAAGAGCCTGGCAAACGGCTCAGATCATCGCTAAGAAGCTGAATGTAGCGGAGGTGGAAAAGGTCGAGATGCTGGCCACAGGAGGCGATCTTATGGCTTTGCTCGAAGAGTGGCTGCCGCAAAAGCAAGCCGATTGCTTAATCATCGTGGGTCATCAGCCCTATCTGTCGGACTGGAGCGTGAAACTGGCTGCTACCCCCCTGCCTTTTAAAAAAGGAGCCATCGCGGGGTATAAACTTAATGAGGAAT is a window encoding:
- a CDS encoding EAL domain-containing protein, with translation MHKRLFSNVAEMSGDYTKLMEKAGENLLLASIRRGLILMIPVVLIGSLALLFSSFPVPQYQELMARLFGQNWQDFFIYVHDGTIGILSLAMVTCITYSLATELENRDKLRINPVIVSTVALCSFVALFGINKDGFKITNYGVTGVFVSILVAVAASLLFYKLSSIKLLRIRPFSDGDSITFSHAVASIIPAAITITLFAAVNQILAALLNITDINDFLADVLYHLFANINNSFLRALLFIFLIHFLWFFGIHGSNMLEHVAQSIYVPALAINQELIQAGGEPTQIFTKTFFDTFVLMGGCGSTLCLLVAVFMLKKNKNQRRIAKFSLFPLLFNINELIVFGFPLVLNPIYLIPFLLVPLLLTVTSYAAVSLGLVPFTIQTVEWTTPVFISGYYATGFWSGCLLQLFNLILGTLCYIPFVKLSQTVSVSRLKKNFETLCAEFKKSERSNKRHSLLERQDMLGSLAKALAEDLKYDIETKKLTLFYQPQVDYEGKVFCAEALLRWNHVHYGTIYPPLVIALAEEYQLIDELGLEIIDQACSTIKIMAALGFTEMAVSVNITASQLENQDFPGKLRQLIEKHQISPKALKIEITEQVALENNKWIKDTLNALKEMGIELEMDDFGMGHSSLMYLKEYNFDTVKLDGSLVREISTNMNCRDIISSIIYLSRSMNYAVLAEFVETEEQRQILHELGCDLYQGYLYSPAIPLADLLVYIRRSQG
- the sixA gene encoding phosphohistidine phosphatase SixA translates to MELILMRHGQAEENMENDAERTLTKEGQKKIKRVAFGIDHLLDVKQKICIWTSPLERAWQTAQIIAKKLNVAEVEKVEMLATGGDLMALLEEWLPQKQADCLIIVGHQPYLSDWSVKLAATPLPFKKGAIAGYKLNEESPLTAQLRWFVQPGVWSK
- a CDS encoding RNA degradosome polyphosphate kinase, whose amino-acid sequence is MMKTIYDTTGNFINRELSWLEFNQRVLEGALDAANPLFERLNFLAIVSSNLDEFFAVRVASLGDQILAGLEKRDPSGLLPQECMAQIVERAHGIVEGQYRCYRNSLLKKLRKENINIVNPKSLTKDQKKFVKDYYLHKVFPVLTPLVVDQGRPFPLLRSRELYIALLIKGVETHLFATVQVPKVLPRFVEVPSATKDREFIMLEDLITLKLPDLFQGHKLAAAGFFRITRNADLDFDEEGAEDLLEAIELSIRQRKWGSVIRLEVGKGFHKDLLAILKEELEITEDKIYEVRGPIDLTFLSDFIKLKGCEHLRYLPFQPQDVPELIREKDIFKAIQEQDILLHHPYQSFQPVVELVKTAARDPQVLAIKQTLYRVSGNSPIIAALAQAAELGKQVTVLVELKARFDEEKNIHWAKHLEEAGCHVIYGLVGLKTHCKVLLIVRREEDGIKRYVHMSTGNYNDVTAKIYTDIGLMTVNPQFGADASALFNMLSGLSQPVNLNKFTLAPAGMREKFLQLIEDEAHNAQKGMKAVIVVKVNSLLDKQIILALYHASSQGVEIKLIVRGVCCLRPGLPGVSETIAVRSIVGRFLEHSRIFYFYHGGEELVYLSSADWMPRNLDRRVELLFPVENPDAKEEVKAILDIAWQDTVKARILNAKGIYKKVDKRRKKSVESQDALCERAVAQSTREKARLQERLEGSFHPVTAGAEMQGFTGMK
- a CDS encoding Ppx/GppA phosphatase family protein; translated protein: MRILGIIDIGSNSMRLVIVQLTDDNSYRIIDDVKHSVRLGKDILPNGNLHPIRMQRAIETLQFYKTLCDAIQTDQIIVVATEAIRKAANQKEFLELVYSLTGLAVRVLEGEEEAYYDYFSVANVFAMSENLIMDIGGASTELIWMKDRKVRNMASLPFGTISISEQLNQAAGNIYEKEKTVTNSLIHTFHQLGWLPHGKTLIGIGGSFRNIAKIDKKRCAYPLELSHNYYLPGERLQDIHQLIMTTPAGRRKDIRGLSSERADIIWGATTAINALLMYCGISDIYISGYGLREGIIYEEILHDLNPVEDVLDYSINNLMSNISLNKKHAFHVWQLSRSLFEQLGSVHELNTSTVNVLKTAALLHDSGISISYYDHHLHSFYIILNSQINGLSQQELLMAAYTAASHRKNKVKVDPAHKGLLREQEINTIRKLGVILRIAESLDRRMNDNINAVDCLIEQEVVTLKLTSKSTHELEAKETMEISAAFLKEFGRRLHII
- a CDS encoding HD domain-containing protein, with the protein product MELKLPLIAAIDVGSNYIQMIIAELNPEGQVKILEDVIQPTSIGRDTFTMGRIDRKTIQETCEILKGFSQLLKDYRVKDYHAVGTSGIREAENREYVLELIRLKTKIEVEIINSAQERFFMYRALRSRLPGPLLAEQTTLIVNLASGGVETSIYEKGALIFTEYLKIGSLRLRETLADLEVKSINFPAVMEEFIDSKTSLLKRFLQDIKFTNFIMIGNEVRTVANLCGEDQRIEVEDFTKLYEKLLIMTDDQITRTYGLVKNQADTFLPTVITLHCFLKLTHARQIYVPDISLKNGLIHDLADGLIESPQSKDSLNDMISSVWYIANRFGADRRHAEQVEKLALSLFDQTGKIHGLGHQERLYLQVAAILHAVGYFISFTDHQEHAYRIIRHRNIMGLSARDLILIANIVRYNTQESPSHQDENYEGLMDRDKIVVSKLAALLKLAEALDVSHKNKVEKVEVHRKGEQLIFTMYSWQDPFLEEWTFQNCSSLFEEVTGMQVIVKRKGLSL